A stretch of DNA from Arthrobacter globiformis:
GGGTGAACGTCCTTTCGCATTATTCCATCAGCCTCTTCCGCTCCTCCGCCAAAAGCCCTATAGTTCTTATAAATGAATGGCATTCATTTAGTGGTTCGCATCACTTGCGCGGCCACAGAGAAAGGACATCATGCTGAATCTTGACCGCGACGTAGTGATCGTAGGCGCCGGCCCCTCCGGCCTCACCGCTGCCCGCCAACTGAAAAAGGCGGGCCTGACCGTCGCCGTGCTGGAAGCCCGTGACCGCGTGGGCGGCCGGACGTGGACCGACACCGTTGACGGTGCCATGCTCGAGATCGGCGGCCAGTGGGTATCCCCGGACCAGACAGCGCTGCTGGCCCTGCTGGACGAACTCGGCCTGGAAACGTACTCCCGTTACCGCGAAGGGGAATCCGTCTACATCGGTGCGGACGGCGCCCCGGTCCGCTACACCGGCGACATGTTCCCGGTCAGCGCCACCACGGCAGCTGAAATGGACAAGCTCATCGCGCTGCTGGACGAGCTGGCGGCCGAGGTTGGACCCGCCGAGCCCTGGGCGCATCCCAAGGCGAGGGAACTGGACACCATCTCCTTCCACCACTGGCTGCGCCAGAATTCCCCGGACGAGGAGGCCTGCAACAACATCGGTCTCTTTATCGCCGGCGGCATGCTCACCAAGCCGGCGCACGCCTTCTCCGCCCTGCAGGCCGTCCTGATGGCCGCCTCCGCCGGTTCCTTCACCCACCTGACGGATGAGGACTTCATCCTGGACAAGCGGGTTATCGGCGGGATGCAACAGGTTTCCCTGCTGCAGGCAGCGGAACTGGGTGCCGACGTCGTCCTTAACAGCCCGGTGCGCACCATCCATTGGGAGGCCGACGGCGAAAACGGCCACCGCGTCACAGCCGTCTCGGACCGGGCCACGGTGAACGCGCGCTTCGTGATCATGGCCGTGCCGCCCAACCTGTACTCCCGCGTATCCTTCAACCCGCCGCTGCCGCGCCGCCAGCACCAGATGCACCAGCACCAGTCGCTGGGCCTGGTCATCAAGGTGCACGCGGTCTACAGCACGCCGTTCTGGCGCGAGGACGGGCTTTCCGGTACCGGGTTCGGCGCGGGTTCGCTGGTCCAGGAGGTCTACGACAACACCAACCACGGCGACACCCGCGGAACACTCGTGGGCTTCGTCTCCGATGAAAAGGCCGACGCCGTCTTCGAGCTGAGTGCCGATGACCGCCGCCGGGCCATCCTGGAATCGATCGCCGGCTTCCTGGGGGACCAGGCCCTCGAGCCCGAGGTGTACTACGAATCCGACTGGGGTTCCGAGGAGTGGACGCGCGGCGCCTACGCCGCCAGCTACGACCTGGGCGGGCTGCACCGGTACGGCAAGGATCAGCACACAGCCGTCGGCCCCATCTACTGGTGCTCCTCCGACCTCGCCGCCGAAGGCTACCAGCACGTCGACGGGGCCGTCCGCATGGGGCAGGCCACCGCAGCCCGCATCGCGGAGGCCGCCGCAGCGCCCTTCGCCGCGACCGGCGAGCCGGAACTGGCGAACGCAACGGCCGCCGTCGGCTGACCTGCGCGGCTGGAAAGTAAGCACACTTACCAATAGGGTGGTTGCCAGGGCATTGACCCGGTTCAGCTGAACGCATCGAAGAGAACGCAACCGAGCAGAACAGGTGACAGCATGGCAGGCACGGAAAGCATCAGCAAGGTCACGGACATCATCAACGATTCCCACATCGGAATGTTCACCACGATCAACGAGGAAGGCGCCCTGGTCAGCCGGCCGCTGGCCGTCCAGGACGTTAAGGACGACGGCGACATGTGGTTCTTCACCGGGGAGGGAACCTCCCAGGTGGCCCACATCGCGACCGATCCCCGGGTCAACGTGTCCTTCGGCAAGCGCACCGAGTGGGTGTCGGTGGCCGGGACCGCCGAGGTGGTGCGGGACCGCGCCAAGATCCACGAGCTCTGGAACCAAGCGGTTGAGGCCTGGTTCCCGGACGGGCCGGACACCCCCGGGGTGGTCCTGCTGCACGTGGACTCCGACTCCGCCGAGTACTGGACGAGTCCCGGCGGCACCGCGGCGACCGTCCTGCAGTGGGTCAAGTCGAAGGTCACGCACAGCCGCATGAGCGTGGGCGAGAGCGGGACCGTCGAACTGTAACTGCAAACACAGCAACGCGGGGTCCCTTCGACCCCGCGTTGCTGTGTTTGCTGCTGTGTCTAGGCTTCCTTGACCTTCAGGGGTTCGATCTTGCCCATGATGAACAGGTAGTTGGCGGCGCCGACCAGCGACACTGCGCCGATTACCGCGAGCGGCGCGACGAACGATCCCGTCTGGTCCACCAGCACGCCGATCAGGATCGGGGTGAAGATACCGGCCAGGTTTGAGGCGAAGTTCTGCAGGCCGCCGATGGAACCCACGTGGCGGGAGCTGGGGGCGACGTCGGCCGGCAGCGACCAGATGCCGGTGGCGGCCACGGTCAGGCTGGAGTAGGCCACGGACAGAAGGGCGAGGGCCATCCAGGCTTCGGGCACCAGCGCGGCGAACATGATGACCGAGCCGCCGGCCAGGCCGCCGGCGATGGCGGTCTTGCGGACCTTGGTCACGGATGCGCCCGCCCGGACTGCGCGGTCGGCCAGGTATCCGCCAAGCCAGCCGCACAGCACGGCGCAGATGCCCGGGATGGCGCCAAAGAAGCCCAGCTTCAGGAGGTCGAAGCCGCGTTCCTTCACGAGGTAGCTGGGGAAGAACGTGATGAAGAAGTAGATGGCGCTGTTCAGGCAGAAGAAGCCGAACATCATGCTGAGCACCGTGCGGTACTTGAAGAGGGACCGCCACGGGAGCTTGGCAGCACCGGCATCATCGCTGGCTTCGCCGCGGGCGCCGCCTTCGCGGATGTAGTCCACCTCGGCGGTGTTGGCGCCCCGGTGCTCCTCGGGGCTGCGGTAGTACTTCCACCAGACGGCAGCCCAGATAATGCCAGCGACACCGATGATGATGAACACCGCGTGCCAGGAGGTAAGGGCAACGATCAGGGTGACGATGGGCAGTGCGATGACGGCGCCGACCCGCGAACCGGAGTCCCAGATGCTGGTGGCGAAGGCACGCTCCCGGACCGGGAACCAGGTGGCCACCACCTTGGCGGCCGTGCTGGGTGCCGGGCTCTCGCCGACGCCCAGCAGGAACCTGGCCGCGAACAGCGACCAAAAGCTGGATGCGGCGGCCGTGACCATGGTGAAGGCGGACCACCAGACCGCCGCCAGGGAGAATGAGCGGCGGGGACCCACCTTGTCCACGTACCAGCCGGCCGCGAGCTGGCAGAAGTCGTAGGCCCAGAAGAAGGCGGCGAAGATGAGCCCCTGCTGGGTGGCGGTGAGCTCAAAGTCCTTGCCCATGAACGGCAGGGCCACGCTGAGGCTTGAGCGGTCGAGGTAGTTGATGCTGAGGCCGATAAAGGCGAGCCAGATGATGACCCAGCGCTTTCGGGTCATCAGGCGGGGTGGCGTGGCGGATGATGTGGCGGCGGTCTTGCTTCCGAGCGCAGTCATGCGGTCTCCTTCGACGTGAACATGGCTTCGGGTGCTTTGGGCACCGGCGGTAGGGGAAGACGCCGAAGAGATCGGCGCCAAAATCATATAGGAATCTGGTTAATCATATAGATCATGCGCCACGGATCAAGGGGCAGTCGAAAAAAGTTTGCCCGGAGGTGCCGGAGTGCGTGGCTTATGATTCCCCCAGCGACTCCAGTCAGACCAGAATCAAGAGGTAACCGCGTGCCACCACGTCAATCGTCCGATACTTCCCGTGGAAAGGCTGCCGTCAGCGACGTCTACGCGTCCATGCGTGCGGCCATTCTCGAGGGCGAAATGGCCCCGGGCGCGCGCATCAACATCGACGCGGTCTCGCGCAGCCTCGGCGTCTCCCAGACGCCCGTGCGCGAGGTTCTCCAGCGCCTGGAGGGCGACAACCTGGTGGTCTACAGCCCCGGCCGCGGGTACAGCACCACGCCGCTGCTGGGCCTGGCCGAGCTGCGCTCGCTGTTTGAGTTCCGGCTGCTCGTGGAGCCCTGGGCTGCCCGGGCCGCCGCCGTCGACCGGCTGGCCAATCCGGCGGGCGCGCTGGGGAAGGAGCTCGCCGGTTTCAGGAAGACCATGAAGGTCACCAAGGACCTGCGCCAGGACCTCGTGGCGCACGACACCCGCTTCCACGACACCATCCTGGCTGCCTCGGGGAATCCCGTAGTCCGGCATGCGTTCGCGCAGACCCACTGCCACCTCCATACCTTCCGGCTTTATCCGGCCGACGTGGATGGCGCCATCACCGTAGCGGAGCATTCTGCCGTCACGGATGCCATCGAGGCCTGTGACCCTGAGGGGGCAGAGGCTGCCATGACCCGCCACATCCGCAACTCCTTCGACAGATTCGCCCAGGCCTTCGAGGGCGAGCTGGCCCCGCTGGAGGAGGTCGGCCCGCCCGGGAAGCGGATCATCAAATAAGCAGACCGGAACGGTTCGACGGGCAGACCCCGGCCATTGAGGCCGGGGTTTTTTCGTACCCGGA
This window harbors:
- a CDS encoding pyridoxamine 5'-phosphate oxidase family protein gives rise to the protein MAGTESISKVTDIINDSHIGMFTTINEEGALVSRPLAVQDVKDDGDMWFFTGEGTSQVAHIATDPRVNVSFGKRTEWVSVAGTAEVVRDRAKIHELWNQAVEAWFPDGPDTPGVVLLHVDSDSAEYWTSPGGTAATVLQWVKSKVTHSRMSVGESGTVEL
- a CDS encoding GntR family transcriptional regulator, encoding MPPRQSSDTSRGKAAVSDVYASMRAAILEGEMAPGARINIDAVSRSLGVSQTPVREVLQRLEGDNLVVYSPGRGYSTTPLLGLAELRSLFEFRLLVEPWAARAAAVDRLANPAGALGKELAGFRKTMKVTKDLRQDLVAHDTRFHDTILAASGNPVVRHAFAQTHCHLHTFRLYPADVDGAITVAEHSAVTDAIEACDPEGAEAAMTRHIRNSFDRFAQAFEGELAPLEEVGPPGKRIIK
- a CDS encoding flavin monoamine oxidase family protein — protein: MLNLDRDVVIVGAGPSGLTAARQLKKAGLTVAVLEARDRVGGRTWTDTVDGAMLEIGGQWVSPDQTALLALLDELGLETYSRYREGESVYIGADGAPVRYTGDMFPVSATTAAEMDKLIALLDELAAEVGPAEPWAHPKARELDTISFHHWLRQNSPDEEACNNIGLFIAGGMLTKPAHAFSALQAVLMAASAGSFTHLTDEDFILDKRVIGGMQQVSLLQAAELGADVVLNSPVRTIHWEADGENGHRVTAVSDRATVNARFVIMAVPPNLYSRVSFNPPLPRRQHQMHQHQSLGLVIKVHAVYSTPFWREDGLSGTGFGAGSLVQEVYDNTNHGDTRGTLVGFVSDEKADAVFELSADDRRRAILESIAGFLGDQALEPEVYYESDWGSEEWTRGAYAASYDLGGLHRYGKDQHTAVGPIYWCSSDLAAEGYQHVDGAVRMGQATAARIAEAAAAPFAATGEPELANATAAVG
- a CDS encoding MFS transporter; amino-acid sequence: MTALGSKTAATSSATPPRLMTRKRWVIIWLAFIGLSINYLDRSSLSVALPFMGKDFELTATQQGLIFAAFFWAYDFCQLAAGWYVDKVGPRRSFSLAAVWWSAFTMVTAAASSFWSLFAARFLLGVGESPAPSTAAKVVATWFPVRERAFATSIWDSGSRVGAVIALPIVTLIVALTSWHAVFIIIGVAGIIWAAVWWKYYRSPEEHRGANTAEVDYIREGGARGEASDDAGAAKLPWRSLFKYRTVLSMMFGFFCLNSAIYFFITFFPSYLVKERGFDLLKLGFFGAIPGICAVLCGWLGGYLADRAVRAGASVTKVRKTAIAGGLAGGSVIMFAALVPEAWMALALLSVAYSSLTVAATGIWSLPADVAPSSRHVGSIGGLQNFASNLAGIFTPILIGVLVDQTGSFVAPLAVIGAVSLVGAANYLFIMGKIEPLKVKEA